A genomic window from Pseudohongiella acticola includes:
- a CDS encoding branched-chain amino acid aminotransferase, whose protein sequence is MEQNKSTQANTKKDLNWAELGFQYRPTDYRFRASFVNGQWTEGELITSEMISVHEGAPALHYAQQCFEGLKAQTAPDGRVLLFRPTLNAERMRQAATRLLIPEVPEELFIRGVEAAVRANYPWIPPHGSGAALYIRPMLIGVGENLGLKPAKEFEFRVFVSPVGPYYQSAGLAVISLAVSDLDRAAPSGTGNYKIGANYAGGLLATRLAQQLGANEALFLDAAQRRYIDEAGSANIVVAMRGGRFVTPSSSAVLPSVTRRSIMTLAENELGLTIEQRPIDLRKEIDEFEEVAACGTAAVVSPVGRIWLDSKWHSFYGGGEQAGPVMQKLYELLVGIQRGELADTYGWTHEVPLD, encoded by the coding sequence TTGGAACAGAACAAGAGCACACAGGCAAACACCAAAAAGGATCTGAACTGGGCGGAGCTGGGTTTCCAGTACCGGCCAACGGATTACCGATTTCGCGCCTCTTTTGTCAACGGTCAATGGACCGAGGGCGAGCTGATTACCTCGGAAATGATCTCGGTACACGAAGGCGCGCCGGCGCTGCATTATGCTCAGCAGTGCTTTGAAGGTCTGAAAGCGCAGACGGCGCCTGACGGCCGGGTGCTGTTGTTCCGCCCGACGCTGAACGCTGAGCGTATGCGCCAGGCGGCGACCCGGCTATTGATTCCGGAAGTGCCAGAAGAACTGTTTATCCGCGGCGTGGAGGCGGCGGTGCGTGCCAATTACCCCTGGATTCCGCCACACGGCTCCGGCGCGGCGCTCTATATCCGTCCAATGCTGATCGGTGTCGGCGAGAACCTGGGCCTGAAACCCGCCAAAGAGTTCGAATTCCGTGTGTTCGTGTCGCCGGTGGGGCCTTATTACCAGAGCGCCGGCCTGGCAGTGATTTCACTGGCCGTGTCCGACCTTGACCGGGCAGCGCCATCCGGCACCGGCAATTACAAGATCGGCGCGAATTATGCCGGTGGTCTGCTGGCCACGCGTCTGGCGCAGCAACTGGGCGCCAATGAAGCATTGTTCCTGGATGCAGCGCAGCGCCGCTACATTGATGAGGCGGGTTCGGCCAATATTGTGGTGGCAATGCGTGGAGGCCGCTTTGTCACGCCCAGCTCCAGTGCCGTACTGCCAAGCGTCACGCGTCGTTCCATCATGACGCTGGCGGAGAACGAGTTGGGTCTGACCATTGAGCAGCGACCGATTGATCTGCGCAAGGAAATTGATGAGTTTGAAGAAGTGGCCGCCTGCGGCACCGCGGCTGTGGTGTCTCCGGTCGGTCGTATCTGGCTGGACAGCAAATGGCACAGCTTCTATGGCGGTGGTGAACAGGCTGGCCCTGTGATGCAGAAACTGTATGAGCTGCTGGTCGGAATTCAGCGCGGTGAACTGGCCGATACCTACGGCTGGACCCATGAAGTGCCGCTCGACTGA
- the lexA gene encoding transcriptional repressor LexA, whose translation MHALTPRQAEILAFIRRYQQDTGYPPTRSEIAQEMGFRSPNAAEEHLKALARKKAIEIIPGASRGIKLPDLEEEAQAGLPVIGQVAAGSPILAQECIDEYVNVPAGLFNPKADYLLTVKGTSMIDVGIHEGDLLAVHKTAQARDGDIIVARLDEDVTVKRLQHTAEKHRLLLIAENEEFAPIEVDLRSQQFIIEGISVGVIRRH comes from the coding sequence ATGCATGCACTGACGCCCAGACAAGCAGAGATACTGGCATTTATCCGTCGCTACCAGCAGGATACCGGTTACCCGCCGACCCGCTCGGAAATTGCGCAGGAGATGGGGTTTCGTTCCCCCAACGCCGCCGAGGAGCACCTGAAGGCGCTGGCACGTAAAAAAGCCATCGAGATCATTCCCGGCGCATCACGCGGCATCAAGCTGCCCGATCTGGAAGAAGAAGCCCAGGCCGGTCTGCCCGTGATCGGCCAGGTTGCCGCCGGCAGCCCGATTCTGGCTCAGGAATGCATTGATGAATACGTCAACGTACCCGCCGGTCTGTTCAATCCAAAGGCCGATTACCTGCTGACCGTCAAAGGCACCAGCATGATCGATGTCGGTATTCATGAAGGTGATTTACTGGCGGTACACAAAACCGCGCAGGCCCGCGACGGCGATATCATCGTCGCCCGCCTGGACGAAGACGTGACCGTGAAACGCCTGCAGCACACCGCGGAAAAACACCGCCTGTTGCTGATCGCCGAGAACGAAGAGTTTGCCCCCATCGAGGTCGATCTGCGATCGCAGCAATTTATCATTGAAGGCATCAGCGTCGGCGTTATCCGCCGCCATTAA
- a CDS encoding TatD family hydrolase, translating to MTNPLIDIGANLGHESFASDLPDVLQRARDAGLVHHLVTGTTLAASEHALDICTRYPDLSCTAGIHPHEAATASAEVLSGIRALLNQPLVKAVGETGLDFNRDFSPRPAQEKSFNEHLAMAVETGKPVFLHQRDAHERFLPILKEHRDSLSGGVVHCFTDSREALFDYLDLDMYIGITGWICDERRGKHLHELVASIPANRLLLETDAPYLLPRSLRPKPKTRRNEPAWLTEVLATVARCCERPAADIAAGTTANAVRLFGLDAVNLETTNLKTVNPEPVTDTL from the coding sequence ATGACAAATCCTCTTATCGATATCGGCGCCAACCTGGGCCATGAATCCTTTGCCAGCGATCTGCCCGACGTCCTGCAACGCGCACGTGATGCGGGGCTTGTGCATCACCTGGTAACCGGCACCACGCTGGCTGCATCGGAACATGCACTGGACATCTGTACCCGTTACCCGGACCTGTCCTGTACTGCCGGCATCCATCCGCATGAAGCAGCAACTGCCAGTGCCGAGGTGCTGTCCGGCATTCGTGCATTGCTGAATCAGCCTTTGGTAAAAGCGGTGGGCGAAACCGGGCTGGATTTTAATCGGGATTTTTCACCAAGACCGGCGCAGGAGAAAAGTTTTAACGAGCATCTGGCGATGGCAGTGGAGACCGGCAAACCGGTGTTCCTGCATCAGCGTGATGCCCATGAGCGCTTCCTGCCAATTCTGAAGGAGCACCGCGACAGCCTCAGTGGCGGCGTTGTGCATTGTTTTACGGATTCGCGCGAGGCCCTGTTTGATTACCTGGATCTGGACATGTACATCGGCATTACCGGCTGGATATGTGATGAGCGCCGGGGCAAACACCTGCACGAACTGGTCGCCAGCATTCCCGCCAACCGCCTGTTGCTGGAAACCGATGCGCCTTATTTATTGCCCCGCAGTCTGCGGCCCAAACCCAAAACGCGCCGCAATGAGCCGGCCTGGCTGACCGAAGTGCTGGCCACTGTGGCGCGGTGCTGCGAGCGACCGGCCGCTGACATTGCTGCCGGCACCACGGCCAACGCTGTGCGGCTGTTTGGTCTCGACGCTGTTAATCTGGAAACGACAAACCTGAAAACTGTTAACCCTGAGCCTGTGACAGATACGCTTTGA
- a CDS encoding quinone-dependent dihydroorotate dehydrogenase — protein sequence MYSLMRSVLFNLPTEASHSVAMRSLDLAHGLGASGLLGGARSGRSQAVTVMGIEFPNALGLAAGLDKNADHIDGLAALGFGFIEIGTVTPRPQPGNPQPRLFRLPQQQAIINRMGFNNKGIDHALDRIQRSAFKGVLGINIGKNFDTPVEQAADDYLIGLRKAWPHASYVVVNLSSPNTPGLRTLQYGEELRRLLALLKQEQLALAQADGRHVPLVIKIAPDLNADETGLIAEALLEFRIDGVTATNTTLSRDGVEDNPLHTEAGGLSGAPLRQASTQVVARLASALDGQIPIIGVGGIASLDHASEKLAAGASLVQIYSGFIYQGPPLVREIVEGLGNGAAS from the coding sequence ATGTACTCCCTGATGCGTTCCGTTTTATTCAATCTTCCCACCGAAGCCTCCCACAGTGTTGCCATGCGCAGCCTTGATCTGGCGCATGGACTGGGTGCCAGTGGCCTGCTCGGCGGTGCCCGTAGCGGACGTAGCCAGGCGGTAACGGTGATGGGGATCGAATTTCCCAATGCGCTGGGGCTGGCAGCCGGCCTGGACAAGAATGCGGATCATATTGACGGGCTGGCCGCGCTGGGTTTTGGTTTTATTGAAATCGGCACGGTGACGCCGCGGCCGCAGCCGGGCAACCCGCAACCACGGTTGTTTCGCCTGCCGCAACAGCAGGCCATCATCAACCGCATGGGTTTCAACAACAAAGGGATCGACCATGCCCTGGACAGAATTCAGCGAAGCGCTTTCAAAGGCGTGCTGGGTATCAATATTGGCAAGAACTTTGATACCCCGGTAGAACAGGCCGCCGATGACTACCTGATTGGACTGCGCAAAGCCTGGCCACATGCCAGCTACGTAGTGGTCAATCTGTCTTCCCCCAACACACCGGGCTTGCGGACATTGCAGTACGGCGAAGAGTTGCGACGCCTGCTGGCGCTGCTGAAACAGGAGCAGCTGGCATTGGCCCAGGCGGATGGGCGTCATGTGCCACTGGTTATCAAAATCGCGCCGGATCTGAATGCAGACGAAACAGGACTGATTGCTGAGGCGTTACTGGAATTCCGCATTGACGGCGTCACCGCCACCAACACCACGCTGTCTCGTGACGGTGTTGAAGACAATCCACTGCACACCGAGGCGGGCGGTCTCAGCGGTGCACCACTGCGCCAGGCATCGACCCAGGTTGTTGCCCGGCTTGCGTCGGCGCTGGACGGGCAGATTCCCATTATTGGCGTGGGTGGTATTGCGTCGCTGGACCACGCCAGCGAAAAACTGGCAGCGGGTGCCAGTCTGGTGCAGATCTACAGTGGTTTCATTTATCAGGGGCCGCCGCTGGTGCGTGAGATTGTTGAAGGCCTGGGTAACGGGGCAGCGAGCTGA
- a CDS encoding glutaredoxin family protein, producing the protein MAEQLMFYTTAGCHLCEQAEAILRRVAAEQPALRWIPVDISDDPALVDAYGLRIPVIKVADRAQDLGWPFDEATVKAYLSQAQG; encoded by the coding sequence ATGGCAGAGCAATTGATGTTTTACACCACCGCCGGTTGCCATCTGTGTGAGCAGGCAGAAGCGATTCTACGCCGGGTTGCTGCCGAGCAACCGGCCTTGCGCTGGATACCGGTTGATATCAGTGACGATCCGGCACTGGTGGACGCCTATGGTCTGCGCATTCCGGTGATAAAGGTTGCTGACCGGGCGCAGGATCTGGGCTGGCCGTTTGATGAGGCTACCGTCAAAGCGTATCTGTCACAGGCTCAGGGTTAA
- the topA gene encoding type I DNA topoisomerase — protein MSKSLVIVESPAKAKTINKYLGNEFVVKSSVGHIRDLPVSGSASSSTTTPAQRAKEAAKTRKLSPEKKAAHKQKKARQQLIARMGIDPEHDWAARYEILPGKEKVVSELQRLAKSADTIYLATDLDREGEAIAWHLKEAIGGDESRYRRVVFNEITKKAINEAFSHPGDLDMRYVEAQQARRFLDRVVGFMVSPLLWAKVARGLSAGRVQSVAVLLIVEREREIRAFIPEEYWELFADTTNKAKDAIRLQVMKQAGANYRPGSAEASAKAEAALKDATFVVSAREDKPTSSKPRPPLITSTLQQAASTRLGFGVKKTMMMAQRLYEAGYITYMRTDSTHLSADALQMCRDYIEDQFGSKYLPEKAIQYSAREGAQEAHEAIRPTDVNTSPTSLSGMERDAERLYALIWAHFVACQMPPARYLSSKISVTAGDFELSTKGRIMQFDGYLRVLPTKEEDVVLPDVSEGEELALQKLEPKQHFTKPTARYTEASLVKELEKRGIGRPSTYAAIISTIQDRGYVKVESRRFYAQKMGDIVVERLQESFTELMDYDFTAKMEDSLDKVAAGDKDWKKLLDDFYADFSDQLARASADEDGMRENNPTETDIPCPDCGRNMQIRTASTGVFLGCSGYALPPKERCKCTINLTPGEEAINTDNAEEAEEVENRRLRERKRCKLCNATMDSYLIDTERKLHVCGNNPDCSGFEVEKGSFKIKGYDGPVIECDKCGSDMQLKTGRFGKYFGCTNSECKNTRKLLRSGEAAPPKMDPIPMPELACEKVEDHYVLRDGAAGLFLAASKFPKNRETRAPLLAEILPHKDALDEKYHYLLKGPVADSDGNPTVVRFSRKTKEQYLLTEVDKKATGWKAHYRNGKWTVESK, from the coding sequence ATGAGTAAATCCTTAGTTATTGTCGAGTCGCCCGCAAAGGCCAAAACCATCAACAAATACCTCGGTAACGAGTTCGTGGTGAAGTCCAGCGTGGGTCATATTCGCGATCTTCCGGTCTCCGGCAGCGCGTCGAGCTCAACAACAACGCCGGCCCAGCGTGCCAAGGAAGCTGCCAAAACGCGTAAACTCAGCCCCGAGAAAAAAGCAGCGCACAAACAGAAAAAGGCCCGGCAGCAATTGATTGCCCGCATGGGTATTGATCCTGAGCACGATTGGGCAGCCCGTTACGAAATCCTGCCTGGCAAGGAAAAAGTGGTATCCGAACTGCAGCGTCTGGCCAAAAGCGCTGACACCATTTATCTCGCAACGGACTTGGACAGAGAGGGGGAGGCCATTGCCTGGCACCTGAAGGAGGCCATTGGTGGTGACGAAAGCCGTTACCGGCGTGTGGTTTTCAACGAGATCACCAAAAAAGCCATTAATGAGGCGTTTTCGCATCCCGGCGATCTGGATATGCGTTATGTGGAAGCGCAGCAGGCGCGTCGCTTCCTCGACCGTGTCGTGGGTTTCATGGTGTCGCCACTGCTGTGGGCGAAAGTGGCCCGCGGTCTGTCTGCCGGTCGTGTGCAATCAGTGGCCGTGCTGCTGATTGTCGAGCGCGAGCGTGAAATCCGTGCCTTCATACCGGAAGAATACTGGGAGCTGTTTGCCGATACCACTAACAAGGCAAAAGACGCCATTCGCCTGCAGGTGATGAAACAGGCAGGTGCGAACTACCGGCCAGGCAGTGCTGAGGCATCGGCCAAAGCGGAAGCGGCGTTAAAAGATGCCACCTTTGTGGTCAGCGCTCGCGAAGATAAACCAACCAGTTCAAAACCGCGTCCACCACTGATCACGTCAACCCTGCAGCAGGCCGCCAGCACCCGCCTTGGTTTTGGCGTCAAGAAAACCATGATGATGGCGCAACGCCTCTACGAGGCCGGTTACATCACTTACATGCGTACCGATTCCACGCACCTGAGTGCTGATGCCCTGCAGATGTGTCGCGACTATATTGAGGATCAGTTCGGCAGTAAGTATCTGCCGGAAAAAGCCATTCAGTACAGTGCGCGTGAAGGCGCACAGGAAGCGCACGAGGCGATCAGGCCGACTGACGTGAATACCTCACCAACCTCGCTGTCAGGCATGGAGCGTGATGCCGAGCGCCTGTATGCATTGATCTGGGCGCATTTTGTAGCCTGCCAGATGCCGCCGGCACGCTACCTGAGCAGCAAAATATCGGTGACCGCCGGTGATTTTGAATTGAGCACCAAAGGTCGCATCATGCAGTTCGACGGTTATCTGCGGGTACTGCCTACCAAAGAGGAAGACGTGGTGCTTCCGGATGTCAGTGAGGGCGAAGAGCTGGCGCTGCAGAAGCTGGAACCAAAACAGCATTTCACCAAGCCCACGGCGCGATACACTGAAGCCAGTCTGGTCAAAGAATTGGAGAAACGCGGTATTGGTCGTCCTTCAACCTATGCCGCCATCATTTCCACGATTCAGGATCGTGGTTATGTCAAAGTGGAAAGTCGGCGCTTTTACGCCCAGAAAATGGGCGATATCGTGGTTGAGCGGCTGCAGGAAAGTTTTACCGAACTGATGGATTATGACTTCACCGCGAAGATGGAAGACTCGCTGGACAAGGTTGCCGCCGGAGACAAAGACTGGAAAAAGCTGCTGGACGATTTCTACGCCGACTTCTCTGACCAGTTGGCTCGTGCCTCCGCTGACGAAGATGGCATGCGCGAGAACAATCCGACTGAAACCGATATTCCGTGCCCGGACTGTGGCCGTAATATGCAGATTCGCACAGCGTCTACCGGTGTTTTCCTGGGTTGTTCAGGTTATGCCCTGCCACCCAAAGAGCGCTGCAAGTGCACCATCAATCTGACGCCGGGTGAAGAGGCCATCAACACGGACAACGCCGAAGAGGCCGAGGAAGTCGAGAACCGTCGCCTGCGTGAACGCAAGCGCTGCAAGTTGTGCAACGCCACCATGGACAGCTACCTGATTGACACTGAGCGCAAGTTGCACGTGTGTGGCAACAACCCGGACTGTTCCGGTTTCGAAGTGGAGAAGGGCAGTTTCAAGATCAAGGGTTATGATGGCCCGGTGATCGAATGCGACAAGTGTGGCTCCGACATGCAGCTAAAAACCGGACGCTTCGGCAAGTATTTTGGCTGTACCAACAGCGAATGCAAAAACACCCGAAAGCTGTTGCGCAGCGGTGAGGCGGCGCCGCCCAAGATGGATCCGATTCCAATGCCTGAACTTGCCTGCGAAAAAGTTGAAGACCACTATGTGCTGCGCGACGGCGCTGCCGGTCTGTTCCTCGCCGCCAGCAAGTTCCCGAAAAACAGGGAAACCCGGGCGCCGTTGCTGGCAGAGATCCTGCCGCACAAAGATGCGCTGGACGAGAAGTATCACTACCTGCTCAAAGGGCCGGTTGCCGATTCAGATGGTAACCCGACGGTGGTCCGTTTCAGCCGCAAGACCAAGGAGCAGTATCTGCTGACTGAGGTGGATAAAAAAGCCACAGGCTGGAAGGCACACTACCGTAATGGCAAATGGACCGTCGAAAGTAAGTAA
- a CDS encoding DUF58 domain-containing protein: MSKQARTLPHQALYQATGAVISLQDLLLQRYAARTLEYASHKRSVAGISGQHLSKIRGRGIDFEEFRPYQAGDDIRTIDWRVTARTGKPFTKVFREERERPVLIAVDQSSSMFFGSHVAFKSVVAAQAAAIFCWLAIDNGDRVGGLVYSDDNFALVRPKRSRRSALHLLNQVQLANADLASGPIQKPQTEDEIGGLATALGRIRRITKPGSTLYVISDFSTIDEAGFQYLYQLSRHNNVVCCFIHDELEENLPVPGYYSITDGRDKGTLNTFSKKARDNYRGVFQQRLETLRAELTKLQIPLLTIRTDEPVVERIHQWTSQTL; this comes from the coding sequence ATGAGTAAGCAGGCTCGCACACTCCCGCACCAGGCGCTTTACCAGGCCACAGGTGCCGTGATCAGCCTGCAGGATCTGCTGTTGCAACGCTATGCCGCCCGCACCCTTGAATACGCCTCTCACAAGCGTTCGGTGGCGGGCATCTCCGGCCAGCACCTGTCCAAGATCCGTGGCCGTGGTATTGATTTTGAAGAGTTCCGTCCCTATCAGGCCGGCGATGATATTCGTACCATTGACTGGCGTGTCACCGCCCGCACCGGCAAACCTTTCACCAAGGTGTTTCGTGAGGAGCGTGAACGTCCCGTGCTGATTGCCGTGGATCAGTCCAGCTCCATGTTTTTTGGCAGCCATGTTGCCTTCAAGTCAGTCGTGGCAGCGCAGGCCGCCGCCATTTTCTGCTGGCTGGCCATCGACAATGGCGACCGCGTGGGTGGTCTGGTGTACAGCGACGACAATTTTGCCCTGGTTCGCCCCAAGCGCAGCCGTCGTTCCGCCCTGCACCTGCTCAATCAGGTACAGCTCGCCAATGCCGACCTGGCGTCCGGCCCGATACAGAAACCACAGACGGAAGACGAGATTGGTGGTCTGGCCACGGCGCTGGGCCGCATCCGCCGCATCACCAAACCCGGCAGCACGCTGTATGTGATCAGCGATTTCAGTACCATCGATGAAGCAGGCTTTCAGTACCTGTACCAGTTGTCGCGCCACAACAACGTGGTGTGTTGCTTCATTCACGACGAACTGGAAGAGAATCTGCCTGTGCCCGGTTACTACAGTATTACCGACGGACGCGATAAAGGTACCCTGAATACCTTCAGCAAGAAGGCACGTGACAACTACCGCGGCGTATTTCAGCAGCGACTGGAAACACTGCGAGCCGAATTGACCAAACTGCAGATACCGCTGCTGACAATCAGAACCGATGAACCGGTCGTGGAACGTATACATCAATGGACTTCGCAGACGCTTTAA
- a CDS encoding DUF4381 domain-containing protein, with translation MADIHLPAEPGFWPLAPGWWVLAALLLALLIYGAYRLHLRLQLHRRYRSALRELDKCLASLQASAGADGPDMEQRLIYVNQVNSVLRRVALLHFEQGRVAGLNGQAWVAFIKQHDRAGRLTPELASALAEGRFAPRCDVDTQALHQMASAWIKNLYLAKIKPDAAPDTDTDSTPQSTTQTRTTADHHA, from the coding sequence ATGGCAGATATTCATCTGCCCGCAGAACCCGGATTCTGGCCGCTGGCGCCGGGCTGGTGGGTGCTGGCTGCACTGCTGCTGGCGCTTCTGATCTATGGTGCGTATCGACTTCACCTGCGCCTGCAGTTGCACCGCCGCTACCGCAGTGCACTGCGTGAACTGGATAAATGCCTGGCGAGCCTGCAGGCCAGTGCCGGCGCAGATGGCCCGGATATGGAGCAACGTCTGATTTATGTTAACCAGGTCAACAGCGTGCTGCGTCGTGTCGCCCTGCTGCACTTTGAACAAGGCCGCGTGGCAGGTTTGAACGGTCAGGCCTGGGTAGCCTTTATCAAACAGCATGATCGCGCCGGACGACTGACGCCGGAACTGGCCAGCGCGCTGGCGGAAGGCCGTTTTGCACCACGCTGTGATGTCGACACGCAGGCCTTGCATCAGATGGCCAGTGCCTGGATAAAGAATCTGTACCTGGCTAAAATCAAACCCGATGCGGCGCCGGACACTGACACTGATTCGACACCTCAATCAACAACCCAGACACGTACAACGGCTGATCATCATGCTTGA
- the nagZ gene encoding beta-N-acetylhexosaminidase yields the protein MSDLPGVLMLDVQGTVLNEDERSLLRHPQVGGVILFSRNIQDAAQVQALVADIRRCRPQILLAVDQEGGRVQRLREGFTRLPPMLRFGELWQRDQSAAKTLAQDCGWLMAAEVRACDIDFSFAPVLDLHTGLSEVIGDRAFSADQDTLVALATAFMQGMHEAGMATTGKHFPGHGSVTADSHHDLPLDKRPLQQIREQDMQPFVRCMPVMDAVMPAHVIYQQADDACAGFSEFWLQTVLRKQLDFQGVIFSDDLVMAAAAAAGNMEDRVKKALAAGCDMLLVCNDREAALQALAALEGLNTEPNARLLRMQGKQHLDFAALQATPRWQQTRDRLEALIQAETVK from the coding sequence ATGAGTGATTTACCCGGCGTATTAATGCTGGATGTGCAAGGCACGGTGCTGAACGAGGATGAGCGGTCGTTGCTGCGACACCCGCAGGTTGGTGGTGTCATTCTGTTTTCCCGCAATATCCAGGATGCGGCCCAGGTACAGGCGCTGGTGGCTGATATTCGCCGCTGTCGGCCCCAGATTCTGCTGGCGGTAGATCAGGAAGGCGGACGGGTACAACGTCTGCGTGAGGGGTTTACCCGCCTGCCGCCGATGCTGCGTTTCGGAGAGCTGTGGCAGCGGGATCAGTCCGCGGCGAAGACACTGGCACAGGATTGTGGCTGGCTGATGGCAGCCGAAGTCCGGGCGTGTGATATTGATTTCAGTTTTGCACCGGTGCTGGATCTGCACACCGGCCTGAGCGAGGTCATTGGCGACCGGGCTTTCTCCGCTGATCAGGATACCCTGGTCGCGCTGGCCACCGCCTTTATGCAGGGCATGCACGAGGCCGGTATGGCGACCACCGGTAAACATTTCCCCGGGCATGGCAGCGTTACCGCAGACTCCCATCATGACTTGCCGCTGGATAAGCGCCCGTTGCAACAGATTCGTGAGCAGGATATGCAACCCTTCGTGCGCTGCATGCCGGTCATGGATGCGGTGATGCCGGCGCACGTAATATACCAGCAGGCCGATGATGCCTGTGCCGGTTTCTCCGAATTCTGGTTACAGACTGTGCTGCGGAAACAGCTCGATTTTCAGGGCGTCATTTTCAGTGATGATCTGGTGATGGCGGCGGCTGCAGCGGCCGGCAATATGGAAGATAGGGTCAAAAAAGCATTGGCAGCCGGCTGCGACATGTTGCTGGTCTGCAATGATCGGGAAGCGGCGCTGCAGGCATTGGCTGCGCTGGAAGGCCTGAACACTGAACCCAACGCCCGGCTCCTGCGTATGCAGGGTAAACAGCATCTGGATTTTGCAGCGCTGCAGGCGACACCACGCTG
- a CDS encoding AAA family ATPase, protein MSHHNTITALKTWLTQQIIGQERLVDRLLIALLADGHLLVEGAPGLAKTKAIKDLSRAVEGDFHRIQFTPDLLPSDITGTEIYRPEDGSFRFQPGPIFHNLVLADEINRAPAKVQSALLEAMAEHQVSVGRESFKLPPLFLVMATQNPIEQEGTYPLPEAQLDRFLMHVSIGYPAVEAEREILQLVRDEARNIAQTTPAVVSQEDLFAARQEILSMHMAPAVEEYIIQLIMATRNPALYGDDLAAWIDFGASPRGTISLDRCARAHAWIQGKDFVSPDDVQAVMFDVLRHRVLLSFEAEASGVTPDKVLSTILERVPSA, encoded by the coding sequence ATGAGTCACCACAACACCATCACTGCTCTCAAGACCTGGCTTACCCAGCAAATTATCGGCCAGGAACGTCTGGTTGACCGCTTGCTGATAGCGCTGCTGGCCGACGGCCATCTGCTGGTCGAGGGTGCGCCGGGCCTGGCCAAAACCAAAGCCATCAAAGACCTGTCCCGGGCCGTTGAAGGTGATTTCCACCGTATTCAGTTCACACCCGACCTGCTGCCCAGTGACATTACCGGCACCGAAATCTATCGTCCCGAAGACGGCTCGTTCCGCTTTCAGCCTGGCCCGATTTTCCACAACCTGGTACTGGCGGACGAAATCAACCGTGCCCCGGCCAAGGTGCAATCAGCGCTGCTGGAAGCAATGGCGGAGCATCAGGTGTCAGTTGGCCGTGAATCATTCAAGCTGCCGCCCCTGTTTCTGGTGATGGCAACACAGAACCCGATTGAGCAGGAAGGTACCTACCCCCTGCCCGAAGCCCAGCTCGACCGCTTTCTGATGCATGTATCCATCGGTTATCCGGCCGTGGAAGCGGAGCGCGAAATTCTGCAGCTGGTGCGTGATGAAGCCCGTAATATCGCCCAGACCACGCCTGCTGTGGTCAGTCAGGAAGATCTGTTTGCAGCGCGACAGGAAATTCTGTCCATGCACATGGCACCAGCCGTCGAGGAATACATTATCCAGCTGATCATGGCGACCAGAAACCCGGCTCTGTACGGTGACGACCTGGCAGCGTGGATCGATTTTGGCGCCAGCCCGCGTGGCACCATCTCTCTGGATCGTTGCGCCCGCGCTCATGCCTGGATTCAGGGCAAGGACTTTGTCAGCCCCGATGATGTCCAGGCCGTCATGTTTGACGTACTGCGTCACCGCGTGCTGCTGAGCTTTGAAGCCGAAGCCAGCGGTGTTACGCCGGACAAGGTGTTGAGCACAATCCTGGAAAGAGTGCCTTCTGCCTGA